The Phosphitispora fastidiosa DNA segment ATTGCCCGGATGAATCTTGGTGCCGCGCTGGCGGATAATAATGTTCCCGGCGGTAACAACAGTTCCTTCGCCGCGTTTCACCCCAAGGTACTGGGGGTTGGAATCACGACCGTTACGGGAACTGCCCACCCCTTTTTTATGGGCAAATAACTGAAGATCAATTTTAATCACGAGGTCCACCTCCTCCTAAATACTCTTACATATCCTTTATAGTTTCCCTGCAGATTCTTTAGTCCCAAAACCATTGTCTCCAAAATAGCCTGGGCCTGCAGCTGTTCTTTTTTACTCAGCTCATCAGGCAGCCTGCAGCTTAATGTGCCTGAAGCATCAATGTCATAGGCAAGGCCTTTCCTGATAAAACGCACCAGTCCCAACAGCGTGGTCTGAGACAGCATAGAAACGGCAGCACACACGATATCCTCACCCGGGGGCCGGT contains these protein-coding regions:
- the rpmA gene encoding 50S ribosomal protein L27, with the translated sequence MIKIDLQLFAHKKGVGSSRNGRDSNPQYLGVKRGEGTVVTAGNIIIRQRGTKIHPGNNVGIGKDDTLFALIDGVVKFERKGKDKKQVSVYSRAEAVVS
- a CDS encoding ribosomal-processing cysteine protease Prp; protein product: MIIVSVDRSNGTINGYTVKGHAGYRPPGEDIVCAAVSMLSQTTLLGLVRFIRKGLAYDIDASGTLSCRLPDELSKKEQLQAQAILETMVLGLKNLQGNYKGYVRVFRRRWTS